From the Nodularia sphaerocarpa UHCC 0038 genome, the window GCGATCATCAAGAACACTAGCATCACCAGCCAAGATAGCGTAGGTAACGTAACGCAAGATGATTTCCATGTCGCGCAAGCAAGCAGCCATACGACGGTTTGTGTAAGCGTTACCACCAGGAGCAATCAATTGGGGTTGTTCTTCAAACAAAGAACGAGCCGCGTTGGTCACAATAGCTGAAGCGTTGCTGGTGATGCGGTTAACAACATCTAAACGCTTGTTGCCTTCTTTAACAACGTTGGTTAAAGCGTCTAGTTGCTCGTTGCTTAAAAACTCGCCTCTGGAGTCAGCTTGAGAAACTACCTTGGTGAATACATCTAATGTCATGGACTTTAATCTCCTAATTTGTGAGATGTCTAGATTAAAACTAGCAATGTTTATGGTTAAAAACAGACTGGGGATCAAACCGCTTCTCACCTTAGTCTCATAATTCCCTGTCACCAGATGAAAGAGCAATTATGAGAACGTGGGGTATTTTTATGAGAAATCGGCAAACTTGATTAAATGGATGCCTTGTTTGACTTCTGTCTGTCATTTAACCCCTTCAGCTTATGTTTATACAATGCCATAGATCCTTTATTCGTTACAAATTATGAATAAATAAGATGACCGACTAAGAACCACCTCAAATCCTTTACATACAAGGACTTTGCCTGAGAAAACGCCGGAAATCGAGTAACATTACTTCACATTTGTTAAATATTGCCGGAAAATTTCTGAGTTTTAGATTTTATTAATTTTTCCAGAAGTATTGCAAATACAAGACATTACAGTTTTTATGAGTATTTTTCGTTAGTGTAGTTTTTATTAAAAGATGTTAAAATCGTAGGTTATGATCTTGCTGTAAATGGTTAGTAATTGATCTTTCTACCGCAAAAAAGCCCAAAAAACTTTACAAATCTAAATATGGGGGAATAGGGAGGAGGAAAATCCCACCTATTTCTATTTGTCCTCTACCCCTTATTGCTTAATCCGTGAGCAATGCTAGTAATTGACGCATCTATCTTAAGGATGATATGTTCATAACTTTAACTAGCAACTCGTCGCCGGAGAATTTCTAGCAA encodes:
- a CDS encoding phycocyanin subunit beta; this encodes MTLDVFTKVVSQADSRGEFLSNEQLDALTNVVKEGNKRLDVVNRITSNASAIVTNAARSLFEEQPQLIAPGGNAYTNRRMAACLRDMEIILRYVTYAILAGDASVLDDRCLNGLRETYQALGTPGSSVAVGVQKMKDAAVGLANDPNGITKGDCSQLMSEVASYFDRAAAAVA